In Sphingomonas panacisoli, one genomic interval encodes:
- a CDS encoding head GIN domain-containing protein, with protein MRTLALLALAPLAACSGSGDAKTAAASGVNGSKTFAISGFSAVDSTGPDDVDVRVGSGFSIRAEGDTGIMQRLEIVKNGDTLEIRRKSNSGFSWGSSERGHLKIYVTMPRITAASTTGSGDMAIDHVEGDTFKVDATGSGDLAIASMNVQRADFSLTGSGSVSTSGSAKTGSFSIQGSGDIDAPKLTLTQAEVSVMGSGGVTAAVNGPAKVDVMGSGDVTLTGGAKCTSSKMGSGDITCS; from the coding sequence ATGCGCACCCTCGCCTTGCTCGCTCTCGCCCCGCTTGCCGCCTGTTCGGGCAGCGGCGACGCGAAGACGGCTGCCGCCAGCGGCGTCAACGGTAGCAAGACGTTCGCGATCAGCGGGTTCAGCGCGGTCGATTCGACCGGGCCGGACGATGTCGACGTCCGCGTCGGGTCGGGCTTCTCGATCCGCGCCGAGGGCGATACCGGGATCATGCAGCGGCTGGAGATCGTCAAGAACGGCGACACGCTGGAAATCCGCCGCAAATCGAATTCCGGATTCAGCTGGGGCAGCAGCGAGCGCGGCCACTTGAAGATCTACGTCACGATGCCGCGCATCACCGCCGCCAGCACGACCGGGTCGGGCGACATGGCGATCGATCATGTCGAAGGCGACACGTTCAAGGTCGATGCCACCGGGTCGGGCGACCTGGCGATCGCGTCGATGAACGTCCAGCGCGCGGACTTCTCGCTGACCGGATCGGGCAGTGTCAGCACTAGCGGCAGCGCGAAGACGGGCAGCTTCTCGATCCAGGGATCGGGCGATATCGACGCGCCGAAGCTGACGCTGACCCAGGCCGAGGTCAGCGTCATGGGATCGGGCGGCGTGACGGCGGCGGTCAACGGCCCGGCCAAGGTCGATGTGATGGGATCGGGCGACGTGACGCTGACCGGCGGCGCCAAGTGCACCAGCAGCAAGATGGGATCGGGCGATATCACCTGTAGCTGA
- a CDS encoding GIN domain-containing protein, which produces MIRYISALALSALALPASAADRTFTITSFDRIRVEGPFDVRLTVGNAGASAKASGDAEVIGNLDIDVQGTTLVIRKGTGGWGERGKIGGPAPVITLVTSNLRTAAVVGGGKLVATGKLRSQKLDFQINGAGSIDAQGVDSDELSVTIIGTGTVALAGRSGRARMLTNGPGTIMAIPLVVSDLVVRLDGPGETQATARFTADLTSTGLGRIVVTGGAKCTTNAQAGGPILCGPDATP; this is translated from the coding sequence ATGATCCGCTACATCTCCGCTCTCGCGCTGAGCGCACTGGCGCTCCCCGCCAGCGCCGCCGATCGCACCTTCACGATCACCAGCTTCGACCGTATCCGCGTCGAAGGGCCGTTCGACGTGCGGCTGACCGTCGGCAACGCCGGCGCGTCGGCCAAGGCGAGCGGCGACGCCGAGGTGATCGGAAACCTGGACATCGACGTGCAGGGCACGACCCTGGTCATCCGCAAAGGAACCGGCGGCTGGGGCGAACGCGGCAAGATCGGCGGCCCTGCTCCGGTCATTACCTTGGTCACGTCGAACCTGCGGACCGCAGCGGTGGTCGGCGGCGGCAAGCTGGTCGCGACCGGCAAGCTGCGCAGCCAGAAACTCGATTTCCAGATCAACGGCGCCGGATCGATCGACGCGCAGGGAGTCGATAGCGACGAACTGTCGGTCACGATCATCGGCACCGGCACCGTCGCGCTGGCGGGCAGGAGCGGCCGCGCGCGGATGCTGACCAACGGGCCGGGAACGATCATGGCGATCCCGCTGGTCGTCAGCGACTTGGTCGTACGGTTGGACGGGCCGGGCGAGACGCAGGCCACCGCGCGCTTCACCGCCGACCTGACGTCGACCGGGCTCGGCCGGATCGTCGTCACCGGCGGCGCGAAGTGCACGACGAACGCGCAGGCCGGCGGCCCGATTCTGTGCGGGCCGGACGCTACGCCCTAG
- a CDS encoding DUF1489 family protein — protein MPLHLTKVAFGVASLDQFVARWAAREGEPPYELGTRYLPKRSEEIAGQGSLYWILKHQLVARSPIVGFGELEGGRVSIRLDPRLVLVQARPKRAHQGWRYLEGADAPVDLGAGSEGVGALPPDLVGRLADLALI, from the coding sequence ATGCCGCTTCATCTCACCAAGGTTGCGTTCGGGGTCGCGAGCCTCGATCAGTTCGTCGCGCGGTGGGCGGCGCGCGAGGGCGAGCCGCCGTACGAACTCGGCACGCGGTACTTGCCCAAGCGGTCGGAGGAGATTGCGGGGCAGGGGTCGCTCTACTGGATCCTCAAGCACCAACTCGTCGCACGGTCGCCGATCGTCGGATTCGGCGAGCTGGAGGGCGGGCGCGTGTCGATCCGGCTCGATCCGCGGCTCGTGCTGGTCCAGGCGCGGCCCAAGCGCGCGCATCAAGGCTGGCGGTATCTAGAGGGTGCCGATGCCCCGGTCGATCTCGGCGCGGGCAGCGAAGGCGTCGGCGCGCTGCCGCCCGATCTGGTCGGACGGCTGGCGGATTTGGCGCTGATCTAG
- a CDS encoding CarD family transcriptional regulator, with the protein MAAKALSFDVGDYVVYPKHGVGRVVELLKQEIAGMQLELYVLRFEKERMTLRVPTNKAESVGMRKLSSDKTMKEAMETLKGKPKVKRTMWSRRAQEYEAKINSGDLVSIAEVVRDLFRADDQPEQSYSERQIFEAAASRLARELGAMEETDEKGALEKILEILRKAAAIWNKDKVPA; encoded by the coding sequence ATGGCTGCCAAGGCGCTGTCCTTCGACGTCGGTGATTACGTTGTATACCCCAAGCACGGCGTCGGCCGTGTGGTTGAACTTCTGAAGCAGGAAATCGCCGGCATGCAGCTGGAGCTCTATGTGCTCCGGTTCGAAAAGGAGCGCATGACGCTCCGTGTGCCGACCAACAAGGCCGAGAGCGTCGGCATGCGCAAGCTTTCGTCGGACAAGACGATGAAGGAAGCGATGGAGACGCTGAAGGGCAAGCCCAAGGTCAAGCGCACCATGTGGTCGCGCCGCGCGCAGGAATATGAAGCGAAGATCAATTCGGGCGACCTGGTGTCGATCGCCGAAGTGGTCCGCGACCTGTTCCGCGCCGACGACCAGCCCGAGCAGAGCTATTCCGAACGCCAGATCTTCGAAGCGGCCGCCAGCCGCCTCGCCCGCGAACTGGGCGCGATGGAAGAGACCGACGAGAAGGGCGCGCTGGAGAAGATCCTCGAGATCCTGCGCAAGGCCGCGGCGATCTGGAACAAGGACAAGGTCCCAGCCTGA
- a CDS encoding RNA-binding S4 domain-containing protein gives MADSMRLDKFLWFARIVKTRSFAQAMAEQGHLRIDGRPIDRAAAPVRIGNILTFATHRGEVRTIRIEALPVRRGPPTEASACFQDLTPGN, from the coding sequence ATGGCTGACAGTATGCGCCTCGACAAATTCCTGTGGTTCGCGCGGATCGTGAAGACGCGCAGCTTCGCGCAGGCGATGGCGGAACAGGGCCATCTGCGCATCGACGGCCGCCCGATCGACCGCGCCGCCGCGCCGGTCCGGATCGGCAACATCCTGACATTCGCCACGCATCGGGGAGAGGTCCGCACGATCCGCATCGAGGCGCTCCCCGTCCGCCGTGGCCCGCCGACCGAGGCCAGCGCGTGCTTTCAGGACCTGACGCCGGGAAACTAA
- a CDS encoding head GIN domain-containing protein produces the protein MRLIPLLGLSLIATAAIASDTYDRDRGPGLPGERQGDATAYRVADFDKVGFGLAGEIEVRVGPTWSVRATGPAAAFANLRVARENGSLQIGRRYQGRDDERESERDLERQIHFVVTLPRLSGVALSGAGRMTVDRVQGGTFDAALGGSGSMTLGGLQVDRAEIALGGSGNITAAGSANSLKISMGGSGNVQAAGLRAASANISSAGSGDIRATVNGPAHVSVVGSGTVDLGGGAQCNVTRMGKAQVRCGS, from the coding sequence ATGCGCCTGATACCCCTGCTTGGATTGTCGTTAATCGCGACCGCGGCGATCGCGTCGGACACCTATGATCGCGATCGTGGCCCCGGCCTCCCTGGCGAACGCCAAGGCGACGCCACCGCCTATCGCGTCGCCGATTTCGACAAGGTCGGGTTCGGCCTCGCCGGCGAGATCGAAGTGCGCGTCGGCCCCACCTGGTCGGTGCGCGCCACGGGGCCAGCCGCCGCGTTCGCCAATTTGCGCGTCGCGCGCGAGAACGGATCGCTGCAGATCGGGCGGCGCTACCAGGGTCGGGACGACGAGCGCGAGAGCGAGCGTGACCTCGAACGCCAAATCCACTTCGTCGTGACCCTTCCCCGGCTGTCCGGCGTCGCGCTGAGCGGCGCTGGCCGGATGACGGTCGATCGCGTGCAAGGCGGCACGTTCGACGCCGCGCTCGGCGGATCGGGCAGCATGACGTTGGGGGGCCTGCAGGTCGATCGTGCGGAGATTGCGCTGGGCGGATCGGGCAACATCACCGCGGCAGGGTCGGCGAACAGCCTGAAGATCAGCATGGGCGGGTCGGGCAACGTGCAGGCCGCCGGGTTGCGCGCGGCCAGCGCGAATATCTCGTCCGCGGGATCGGGCGACATCCGCGCGACGGTCAACGGCCCGGCGCACGTCTCGGTCGTGGGCAGCGGGACGGTCGATCTGGGCGGCGGTGCGCAGTGTAACGTGACTCGGATGGGCAAGGCACAGGTACGCTGCGGGTCGTGA
- the fdxA gene encoding ferredoxin FdxA, with protein sequence MTYVVTDACIRCKYMDCVEVCPVDCFYEGDNMLVINPSECIDCGVCEPECPAEAILPDTESGLEKWLELNNTFSATWPNVTRKNDQTPADADEHKGEEGKYDKYFSAEPGQGD encoded by the coding sequence ATGACCTACGTCGTCACCGATGCCTGCATCCGCTGCAAGTATATGGATTGCGTCGAGGTGTGCCCGGTCGATTGCTTCTACGAAGGCGACAACATGCTGGTCATCAACCCCAGCGAGTGCATCGATTGCGGCGTGTGCGAGCCCGAATGCCCGGCCGAGGCGATCCTGCCCGACACCGAGAGCGGCCTCGAAAAGTGGCTGGAGCTCAACAACACGTTCAGCGCGACCTGGCCCAACGTCACGCGCAAGAACGACCAGACGCCCGCCGACGCCGACGAGCACAAGGGCGAAGAAGGGAAGTACGACAAGTATTTCTCTGCGGAACCCGGCCAGGGCGACTGA
- a CDS encoding M13 family metallopeptidase, whose translation MAIKRVAALFLLGISGIALAQSTAPKPKYGSWGVDYATMDKTVKPGDDFFRYAEGTWLKDAPIAADKSRAGYNYDMPDETEIEVRKLVEDAGASPADPKMRRVTDFYRAYMDEAGIEARGNAVMRPYLTRIFNLKTTSELVALMAEPGYAAPINIGISADPKNPSQYTVDAGQARLGLGSRDYYLLPDAKYVAFRKAYRDYIMKIIGLAGVSDPAAQATRADAIIALETRLAKSQWTPEARRDPVKTYNPMSRAQLATLAPQFEWTPVLTKIGLGKMPTVVVAEPSAVADAGKAIADTPLSVWQDWMTFRFISDHAQFLPKAFDDAHFDFYGRTLQGVQVQSERWKRGVRLLNDNLGDAVGEMYAQKHWTAETQKQMTELLGDLRAAYKEKIEGAAWMDAATRKEALVKLAAFDPRIGRPVKYVDYSAMTVSADPLANAMAADDFGWKLELSRLGKPIDRALWDMNVQEVNAYYNPLTNQVTFPAAILQPPFFDPAADPAVNYGETGATIGHEMGHGFDDEGRQYDATGKLRDWWTKESADRYKTHAQRLVDQFNGYEPIPGVKIKGELTLGENLGDLGGLEAAYAAYRKYVERHGEPPVIDGYTGDQRFFIAYAQSWQGKAREGALRAQLLSNPHSPEEYRVNGIVRNMDAWYAAFNVKPGDKLYLKPEERVHVW comes from the coding sequence ATGGCGATCAAGCGGGTTGCGGCTCTTTTCCTTCTAGGCATTTCGGGCATCGCGCTCGCCCAATCGACCGCGCCCAAGCCCAAATACGGGTCGTGGGGCGTCGATTACGCGACGATGGACAAAACGGTGAAGCCCGGCGACGACTTCTTCCGCTATGCCGAGGGTACCTGGCTCAAGGACGCGCCGATCGCGGCCGACAAGTCGCGCGCCGGCTATAATTACGACATGCCCGACGAGACCGAGATAGAGGTCCGCAAGCTGGTCGAGGATGCCGGCGCGAGCCCGGCCGATCCGAAGATGCGCCGAGTCACCGATTTCTACCGGGCGTATATGGACGAAGCGGGGATCGAGGCGCGCGGCAACGCCGTGATGCGCCCGTATCTGACCCGGATCTTCAACCTCAAGACCACCAGCGAATTGGTCGCGCTGATGGCCGAGCCCGGCTATGCCGCGCCGATCAACATCGGGATCAGCGCCGACCCGAAGAACCCGAGCCAATATACGGTCGATGCCGGTCAGGCGCGGCTCGGGCTTGGCTCGCGCGATTACTACCTGCTGCCCGACGCCAAATACGTCGCGTTCCGCAAGGCCTATCGCGACTATATCATGAAGATCATCGGGCTCGCCGGGGTGTCCGACCCCGCAGCGCAAGCCACGCGCGCCGATGCGATCATCGCGCTCGAAACGCGGCTCGCCAAGAGCCAGTGGACGCCCGAGGCGCGGCGCGATCCGGTCAAGACCTACAATCCGATGAGCCGTGCGCAGCTGGCCACGCTCGCACCCCAGTTCGAATGGACGCCGGTTTTGACGAAGATCGGGCTCGGCAAGATGCCGACCGTCGTCGTCGCCGAACCGAGCGCGGTGGCCGATGCGGGCAAGGCGATCGCCGACACGCCGCTGTCGGTGTGGCAGGATTGGATGACGTTCCGCTTCATCAGCGACCATGCGCAGTTCCTGCCCAAGGCGTTCGACGACGCGCATTTCGATTTTTACGGGCGTACCTTGCAAGGCGTGCAGGTGCAGTCGGAGCGGTGGAAACGCGGCGTGCGGTTGCTCAACGACAATCTCGGCGACGCCGTCGGCGAGATGTACGCGCAGAAACATTGGACCGCCGAAACCCAGAAGCAGATGACCGAGCTGCTCGGCGACCTGCGTGCCGCGTACAAGGAAAAGATCGAAGGCGCGGCATGGATGGACGCGGCCACCCGCAAGGAAGCGCTGGTCAAGCTCGCCGCGTTCGACCCGCGCATCGGCCGCCCGGTGAAGTATGTCGATTATTCGGCGATGACGGTGTCGGCCGATCCGCTCGCCAACGCGATGGCGGCGGACGATTTCGGCTGGAAGCTCGAACTGTCGCGGCTCGGCAAGCCGATCGACCGCGCGCTGTGGGACATGAACGTCCAGGAAGTGAACGCATACTATAATCCGCTGACCAACCAGGTGACTTTCCCCGCCGCGATTCTCCAGCCGCCCTTCTTCGATCCCGCCGCCGATCCCGCGGTCAATTACGGCGAGACGGGCGCGACGATCGGCCACGAAATGGGCCACGGCTTTGACGATGAGGGGCGCCAGTATGACGCGACGGGCAAGTTGCGTGACTGGTGGACCAAGGAATCGGCCGACCGCTACAAGACGCATGCGCAGCGGCTGGTCGATCAGTTCAACGGCTACGAACCCATCCCCGGCGTAAAGATCAAGGGCGAGCTGACGCTCGGCGAGAATCTGGGCGATCTCGGCGGGCTGGAAGCGGCCTATGCCGCATACCGCAAATATGTCGAACGGCACGGCGAGCCGCCGGTGATCGACGGCTATACCGGCGACCAGCGCTTTTTCATCGCCTATGCGCAGAGCTGGCAGGGCAAGGCCCGCGAAGGCGCATTGCGCGCGCAATTGCTGTCCAACCCGCACAGCCCCGAGGAATATCGCGTCAACGGGATCGTGCGGAACATGGACGCCTGGTACGCCGCGTTCAACGTGAAGCCGGGGGACAAGCTGTATCTGAAGCCCGAGGAGCGCGTGCACGTCTGGTAG